CATTCAAGTAACGAATGACTAACGAATGGGCGATACCAAGCGGTGAAGAAACAGAGATTCTATTTCGTTTGCTACGGCTGTACTTAAGACAGCGTGGCAGCAAAGGCACAAAGACCAACCACTAGAAGAACACCACCGACTGTCAACGCCATATTCAGTGTTTTCTTTTTATCGGATGCAGGCTCGGCTGCATAGGATTTGGGCTCGACGGCAAAATTATTGACGAGACCCCGGTCTTCAGTGGTATAAGGCATAGTTAAAGAAAGTTCATTAAGTTTCACAAATTATAGCAGACCGTATCCGGCATCAAATGTCTGTGGTGACAGCCTTTTCATCTGTTTTAACTATGAACTTTACTGTAACGAGAACGTTAATATATCTTTTTTCATTCCTAGCTTGTGGGAAGAGTCTTTAGATTTTTTTAATGAGCTGGTCGCGGAAAAGAGAAACTTTTTCCCTAACTAGAAATTCGACCTACCAAGGGAGAACTGGCACTGGCATAGGCTTTGACTGGAATGCGTCCCGATTGGTAGGCGAATCGTCCTGCTTGGGTGGCCATGCCCATGGCAGTTGCCATCATCACCGGGTCTTGAGCTTTGGCAATGGCAGTATTGATTAGTAATGCATCAGCTCCCATCTCCATGGCTTGGGCTGCTTCACTGGGAGAACCGATGCCAGCGTCTACGACGACTGGTACTGTGGCATTCTCAATAATGATCTGAATATTGGCCATATTTTTGATCCCTTGCCCCGATCCTATGGGAGATCCTAGGGGCATGACAGTAGCACAGCCGACATCTTCTAGGCGCTTAGCTAACAGGGGATCGGCATTGATATAGGGAAGAACAGCGAACCCCTCTTTAACCAATTGTTCAGCCGCCTCCAAGGTACCGATGGGATCAGGTAGCAAGTACTTAGAGTCTGGGATCACCTCTAGCTTGATAAAGTTATTATCTTCTTGACCTAACAGCTTGGCCATTTCTCGACCGAGCCGGGCGACCCGAACGGCCTCTTCTGCTGTTTGGCAACCAGCGGTATTTGGGAGCATCCATACCTTGTTCCAATCCACGGCTTCAGCTAAGCCTTGATGCCCAGGGGCGTTGGTTTGTACTCGCCGAACGGCGACGGTCACAATTTCGCAACCACTGGCCGCAATACTACGCCGCATCGTTTCAAAATCGTCATATTTGCCGGTACCGGTCATTAACCTTGACTGGAACTGTCGATGACCGATTTGTAGGGGTTCAGTCGTCGCAGCCGAGGAGGAAGAATCAATGGTTTGCATAGCCAAGGATGAAGGTCTAAGAAAAGTTCAGCAATGAAGGGAAACTGCCGCTAGGCTAGTGAAGTATCTCACATTATAAGAAACCAACTTGCGGTCATGGGAACCCCTTATTTATCCCCTGCGTCAGAAAGGGCAGGTGTAATTATGGTCAATTCCATTCATGACAGCCAGTCTTCAGGTATCTTGGTCAAGGGTTAGGGTTGAGGATTCAGAACCTCACGTGCAAATACCAGCAGCGAAACTTGGCAACTCTGAGCTGGTGCAACTTTGTCAAGCTGGGTTGCGCCCCGATCGTGTTGCTTTCACAGAACTCCTCAGACGCTACCAGTCTCATGTCGATCGGGTGCTTTATCATCTTGCTCCCGATTGGGATGATCGAGCCGATTTGGCCCAAGAAGTGTGGATACGAGTCTATCGAAATATCAGCCGTCTTAAGGAACCCGCGAAGTTCCGGGGATGGTTGAGTCGGATTACCACCAATTTGTTTTATGACGAGCTTCGCAAGCGTAAGCGCCACCGCAGCCCCCTATCTCTTGATGCACGGCTGACTATGGAAGATGGTGATATTGCCTGGGAGATTGCGTCAGGAGAGCCAGGGCCGGATGAAAGCTTGGCCACCCATGAGTTTTACGGTCAACTCAATGATGCGATCTCAGAACTCCCAGAAGCATTTCGTACCACGATTGTTTTACGGGAAATTGAAGGCTTAGCCTACGAAGAAATTGCCGAAATTACGGGTGTTTCCTTGGGAACGGTCAAATCTCGGATTGCTCGGGCTCGTTTGCGGCTGCAAGGGCAATTGCAAAATTATCTTAAAGATTGACGTTAAATTCTTCATCAAAGTTGATCATTCTAAGGATATAGAAGTAAAACCTTTAACACTTCTTTGTCGGTCCCCTAAACATACGTTAGATTTGAACTAGGCTTTCATTGATGAAACGCTTGCTTGAGATACCGACCTGGTATCAGCTTTTTGTCTCAGGTAGATGACCGTACTGATCACCTTACTGTACTAATCAGGGTGAGACATTAATTTATTTCATCTAAACCTCCCAATCGGGCAAGTGAGATACTGCTATGGATGACATTAAAACAATAGAATTTGATCGGTTTGAGCTACTGAGTGCCTATCTGGACGACGAGGCCTCCGCTGCTGAGCGGAAGCAAGTGGAAGCTTGGCTAGCAACTGACCCTGAATTTAGTCAGTGCTATCAGCAACTTCTGCAACTCCAGCGTGGCTTTCAGTCTACCCCTGCGCCTACCTCTACGCCAGTGGAACAGACGGCAGAAGCTGTGTTTTCCCAAGTAGAGCGCAAGCCAAAATTAGCCTTGTGGGCAACGGTAGGTACGGCAGCTGCAGTGTCCGTCGCAGCGATTACGGGCCTTTTCTCTGGTGGAGGATCGTTGATCCCCCAAACGGCTCAGAATTCTGAGAATGCCGAGAATGCTACTGTGGCCATTAACTCTCAGTCGGATAACTTGAAGCCTTCCGATTTACTGATTGCCATTGAACAATCTCCCGTTGATATTCCAGTGGCGATTAACCTCTCAGATACAGAGGCGCGGTAGCTAGCGCAGTAACGATCCGGTGATCATGCCAACTAATAGGAGTAATCCTATCCAGACGTTTTGACGAAAAAGCTGACCATAGGCGCTAGGAACTAGGTTTTTACGCCTGAGTCGGTAAATTTGTCGCCACCAGAGATAAGTGCTGAGTCCAAGGGATATCCAATACCCAAAGTGGAGATTGAGGGCGTACCCCAGTACACCTAAACAGATGATAGTAGCCACTAAAAAGAAGGAAATGGCAGCTTCGGCATAATTGCCAAAGAATAATGCACTGGAATTAATGCCCAGCCGCCGATCATCAGGACGGTCAGGCATGGCATAGATGGTGTCAAAACCCAACGTCCAAAGTACGGTCGCAGCCCACAGCAGCCAGGCTCCTATGCTGAGATTGCCAACTGCAGCACTCCAGCTAATCAGTACCGAAAAGCCCCAAGCAATGGCCAGCACCAATTGTGGGACTGGAAAAACTCGCTTGGCTAATGGATAGCAGATAATAACGGGAACGGCGGCGACGCATAACCCAAAGCTCAGCGGGTTGAGGAATTGAGATAGTCCAAATGCACAGGCGAAAGCAGTAAAAGCAACCGCTAAACCCACCCGAATGGTCAGAGTTCGATCGGCTAAAGGTCGCTTTCGAGTGCGTTGAACTTGGGGATCAATATTCCGATCCCACAAGTCATTTACAACACAACCGGCAGCACTGGTGGCCAGGCTGCCGGTAATAATGATAGTAACGAGTCCCAAAGAGGGTTTACCTTGGGCTGCTAGCACAATGGCCCACAGTGCTGGAATCATTAGGATTAAGCGGCCTTCTGGTTTATCCCATCGCAACAGTTTGATGACTGCGAGCCAGGTGGGAGTAGACGGTTTGGACTGAAGGCGGGCCATGCTGTTTCATCGTGAATTCCATTACTAATCATGCCAAAGATTGAAAAGCATGGGATCAGGAAATAGAAATGATGAGACAAGATTCGCTAGAAATTTGATGGGGCTAAGCACGGGTCAGCTAAGAGTGCTTCCATACCCAAGATAAAAGTACGCCACTGGCTGCAAGCTTCAGGACTTCAAAACTCCAGTACACATAGTGCAGTTGATCCATCGTGTCGGGGACAACCACAGATTCAAATAGAGACAGTTGAATTCCTAAGCCACTCATTTGTGGGGTGAGGCCGTAGGTATAGATTAAGGGGATAGCGAGTAAAATAGTCGCCAGAACAATCGCTGCTTTACTCAACGGCAGCTGCGGAGTGATGGCTCGCCACAGCAACGTGCCCGATAGCACGACAGCTCCGGCCACTAATTCAACGCGATTAAACATAGAGAAAATCATATCTCCAGCTGATGCAAATCCAGGGTCTGACATCATGCCAGAAAGATATAGCCCTGGCATGATGATAAAGTCCATCAGGACGCTGGCACCGATCCAGGCCATGACAGTCGCAATCATGATGGCTTGGACGATGGAGAGATTGAGGGGACTCGTCTGTGTTAGAGCATTGGGTTGATTCTTTGCAGCAATGGTCATAATCTTGCGATCCAAGTTCCGTCTAGTGAAGGTCTTAAGAACCTCCGTATTGCTAGCCTAACGAGAACTTTTGGAATTCTCAGGTCTTTGAAACAAAACGCAAGTCTATTGCAATAAAACGACAAGTTACGGTGTTTATAGCGGCTGAGATTCTAGGATGATGCGTGTTGACCCTAGCGCTTTGAGAACTGGGTTAGTTTTCCAATCTTCAATGAGTAAGCGTTGTAGCAACTGTGCTGCTTGCTTACTATCTGGCGTCTCTAGCTGGCCGAGATAATGCCGAGCGCTGTGGAAAGAATCATCTTGACCCAGCTCAAAAATACTATCGGCCCGTTCCATTAAAGATTTGACTTGATTTTGCAGATTGGTCCATAGATCTACATGCCTAAGATTACTAAAGGCTTCGGCGACTAGATCTTGGCGATGCTGAATGAGGACGGTTTGGGGTCGAAGAAGCGGTGGTAAATCATCCACCATCACCGCAGGACCATAAAAAATGCAGTGGAGAGCGTCAATCCACTTCGTATAGGGCTGGAAAAACCTTTGCAGGATATGGAGGGCTTGAGCTGCAATAATACTGCCCTGACTGTGGGCCAGAATGATGACTTCTGACCCTGTTCGAATACTGTGCACGACTTCATAGGCTAGACGAAAGATGGATCGTGGGGCTCCTGCTGGATAACTGCCATATAAATACGCCTCGAAGTCGTCCCAATTCATGTTTTGAATAAAGGGGAGTCGCCGCATAATCTCTAGGTCAAACGGTAACTTCTGAGCGGCTTCTCCTAGGGTAATCGCTAGATTTTGCCGCTGTTGCTGCAGTTCGGCGAGGATGTCAGCTTCTGGAGGGAGGGTGAGATCGCACAAAAGTGTCAGCATATCGGCATACTTTTGCAGGCGTTTGTCGCTGTCTGTAGAGAGCCGCTCTGGCCAGAATTGGGCGAGTTCGGCTTTGCCCATCATGGACTCTAGTAAATCACCTCGATACCCGGAGGTACTGTTATGGATGCCGATGATGTCAAGGGGACGATCTAGAGTTAACCAGACTAAGGTTTCTAAATCCTGTAGCTGTCTTTCGGCTGAACTCGTCACACCGTTAACGTGAAGCAAGCGCTTGGCTCGACCAATAGGTTTTGCAGGTGGATAAACCAGTAAATGACCGTCTTGTTGCGGTTCGCTCAGCATAGAACAATAGACTGCGTGTTACCAACAGTATCGATAGTGATAAGGATCACGAAGTCTGCGTGATCCACATCCTGCCTGGACCTGTCTTCAATTGCCATACTACAAGAGACTCGGTGCTATCTGAGTCGTCAATGGGGAACACACAGTACGCCGGCAGACTTGGTTCAGTTTGTCGGTTTTTTATTGCTTATTTTTAGTGAACCTTGTCTTGAACCATAACCCTATTTCATTAAGCCCATCGTGTGCTTCCAGGACAACTCTTTACGCAAAATATCGAGAGCTCTGCGATCGCTACCGTCAAATAGGGGACTAATTTGCCCAAGAACCTGCTCAACAAGCTGTGAGGCAAATGCTCCTCCAGATCGTAATAGATGGCTGTAATAGCCAAATTGGGGTTGATGTGTGCGATCTAAATGAAAGGCGTGGATATCATCCGTGGTCATCGTCCACACTGGTGTATTCACTGGAACAACCAAGCTTGGAATACCTTGATCGCCGTAAGCATCTGATTGGTCCTGAACCAGTACACCAATGAGAACACACCAGAGCAAGGTTCGAGTTTCTCGGATTAAATCGGGCGTAAAGAAGGGATCCGGCTGACTGACTAAGCGTGGCCCTGAACTGAGATAGGCGGGATTAAATAATTGAGAGTTATAGACCAGCCCCACAGCCCAATGTCGATCTTCAGTTTCAAGCTTGACGAAGCAGCCAAACCCATAGTCATCCGGTCGAGGAGGGGTCAAGACTTCCATGGCATCATCCACTTGGATGACGTAGTCGCAATGTGAATCTGATTTAACAACTTTTCCGAGTTTCATACTCAAGAGTTAGGCTATGTTTGCTTGAATTCTAGATGCCTTCATCTGTTATTGGTGTCAGCTTACAAAGACTTAAGACCTGTGGCAGCTATACAGCCGTAAATGCAAGGCTAATGTCTAAGCCTGGGGAGCTTTAGAGGTGTTCTGTGAACCATGTCCATGGGTGGGACAAGGCGGTGCACTAATGGATCGATCCAGCCAACCTACGGCTTGCTGTAAGCGCAGTAAGCCTTCTTCAGACTGATCATTAAGGAGAAATACAATCGCAGTAGCAGCCTGCTCTAATGCTCGAGCCCGACGGTTACCTTTGAGGCGATGCCAATCCCCAGAGGTAATAGTTAACTGTTCTACCAGTTTGCGAGCAGTTTCGAGGGTAACCTCTGTTGAGGTGGATAGCTTAGAAGACTGAGTGGGAGAGTCGGATGACATATGCAGATCCTAAATTGTGCCTGAAGCTGATTGTAATAGGGGTATCCTAATTGTGTCAGGCTCAGGTATTTACCGAACTCTTGACTTTAAGTGGGCTGATACAGAAATCCCTGTTACAATGCCCACTAGCGATTCCTGCGACGTTGGTGACTGCCAATATTGTTTTTTGATCTATACCTTTAACGCTAGGGAGCCATTTGCTCGATGGCAGTAGACCAAGCTTGTACTTGGAAACTTTAAATCGATGTTTTCAACTCCCACCTGGATGATTCCAGGTCAAAAACTGAGGTAAGACGGCGTTGCGGGAAAAGCACCTCAAAAAAAGGTTTTTAAAAAGAAGAACCCCAGTCACCTGGGGTTCTTCTTTTGGATGGGGGCGGAGGGACTTGAACCCTCACGACCTTACCGGTCAACGGATTTTCATTCTCCTGCTGCTTTCGCAGCTGCCAATGTGGTTTTGAGAATTGGACTCTCCCTTTACCCGCGCCATACCTCAAGATTTGTTTTGAGTCGCGTGAGGGTAGCTCCCGTCGAGTCTCTGCACCTTCCAAATCAGTTATGACTTGGCTTGGCTCAGGATTGCCTTGTCTGAACGTTCAGATTTAGGTTTCCCTGAGTTTGAGAGCATTCACTTACAAGATTTCTCCTGTAAGGCTCAGCTTTCTAAGTCCGTAGCGTCTACCATTCCGCCACGCCCCCTTATTGCTTGGACTACAATAGCACGGGATTATGACAAGTTTGCAAGTCAATTTGGTCGTGTCTCAAACAATTGTGGGGTAGTAGAGCATCTCATGCCAGTGACATGCGCAACCAGCTAGTGCTGCTGTTGTTTTCAGCCAAGTGAAGCCAATTGAAATAACTCACCACTCACCGAGCGATGATCTTTGGTTCAGACTCAGACTTTGCCAAACTTATTCTGGCGGCGATGTCATCGTAAGGTTTGCTGACGGACAACCCCATTAGTGTGCTTCAATCCTTGTGCCCAGTCTTTAGCGTTGTAGGGGCTAATCTCTGAAGCTAAGACATGCTCATACCTGCCTCAATCATCACTATTCCTAGCGTTGTTATCGGTATTGCCTTCAGAACTGCTTGTCAGTTCATCTGAATGAAGAGTCGGTATGTATTCTGACGTGACAGATTGACGCCAAGCCGTTGTCGTTCGCTAACTCAATTGCTACCCTACCTCTAACTCTTAGGTGAGACAGTGCTTTGGCTTTTGTTCAGAAAAGACCACATCTCATCAGCACTGCTATCATCAGTATCGATTGCTGGAGCAGTTCCATTACCGAGAAATTGAGAGCGCTGGCTGGCAGCACGGACAAGCGCATCAATAAATTGGTGTTTCCTTTATATCAAACGGTATCAGGTCGCTCAAACCCATCAAATAGATGTTGCTGCTTGCTAGGTAAACGGAAGAGTTCTGAGTTCAGCAGAGTGGTCTCGATCTAGTAGACCAAATAGCACAAGGTTGATTCAGGAACCTCCCAATCCCCGCCAATATGTAAACAAATCAGAGATTCTCGTCAATATTGAAGGACTACCAATAGTTAATCAGGACGGCAACATTTCGAAGATCACCCTGCATTGAAGTGACCCAGGTGATCAGTGCGCCATTCAGGAGCAAGAGTGTGAAGGGTGGATTTTTGAGTTTAGTTCGTCGTTTGTAGCCCTGAGCCTGACTGCCTGACAGAAGTATCTCAAAGCCTTTATTTTCATAGTCTTTGAGAAAAGAGTGGAGCGACATGTGAAGCTAGATTTAAGCACAAATCAGCGTTACTCAAATGTCAGGCTCCACCCAAATTTATCGTCAACTGTTCTCCTTTTTACGTCAACACAGCCATTATCGAGATTTGCGTCATCTCAT
The genomic region above belongs to Acaryochloris sp. CCMEE 5410 and contains:
- a CDS encoding anti-sigma factor; this encodes MDDIKTIEFDRFELLSAYLDDEASAAERKQVEAWLATDPEFSQCYQQLLQLQRGFQSTPAPTSTPVEQTAEAVFSQVERKPKLALWATVGTAAAVSVAAITGLFSGGGSLIPQTAQNSENAENATVAINSQSDNLKPSDLLIAIEQSPVDIPVAINLSDTEAR
- the psb34 gene encoding photosystem II assembly protein Psb34, whose protein sequence is MPYTTEDRGLVNNFAVEPKSYAAEPASDKKKTLNMALTVGGVLLVVGLCAFAATLS
- a CDS encoding thiazole synthase; the encoded protein is MQTIDSSSSAATTEPLQIGHRQFQSRLMTGTGKYDDFETMRRSIAASGCEIVTVAVRRVQTNAPGHQGLAEAVDWNKVWMLPNTAGCQTAEEAVRVARLGREMAKLLGQEDNNFIKLEVIPDSKYLLPDPIGTLEAAEQLVKEGFAVLPYINADPLLAKRLEDVGCATVMPLGSPIGSGQGIKNMANIQIIIENATVPVVVDAGIGSPSEAAQAMEMGADALLINTAIAKAQDPVMMATAMGMATQAGRFAYQSGRIPVKAYASASSPLVGRISS
- a CDS encoding sigma-70 family RNA polymerase sigma factor, whose translation is MTASLQVSWSRVRVEDSEPHVQIPAAKLGNSELVQLCQAGLRPDRVAFTELLRRYQSHVDRVLYHLAPDWDDRADLAQEVWIRVYRNISRLKEPAKFRGWLSRITTNLFYDELRKRKRHRSPLSLDARLTMEDGDIAWEIASGEPGPDESLATHEFYGQLNDAISELPEAFRTTIVLREIEGLAYEEIAEITGVSLGTVKSRIARARLRLQGQLQNYLKD
- a CDS encoding DUF6439 family protein codes for the protein MSSDSPTQSSKLSTSTEVTLETARKLVEQLTITSGDWHRLKGNRRARALEQAATAIVFLLNDQSEEGLLRLQQAVGWLDRSISAPPCPTHGHGSQNTSKAPQA
- a CDS encoding 4-hydroxybenzoate solanesyltransferase gives rise to the protein MARLQSKPSTPTWLAVIKLLRWDKPEGRLILMIPALWAIVLAAQGKPSLGLVTIIITGSLATSAAGCVVNDLWDRNIDPQVQRTRKRPLADRTLTIRVGLAVAFTAFACAFGLSQFLNPLSFGLCVAAVPVIICYPLAKRVFPVPQLVLAIAWGFSVLISWSAAVGNLSIGAWLLWAATVLWTLGFDTIYAMPDRPDDRRLGINSSALFFGNYAEAAISFFLVATIICLGVLGYALNLHFGYWISLGLSTYLWWRQIYRLRRKNLVPSAYGQLFRQNVWIGLLLLVGMITGSLLR